GCGCAAGTTTTTGTTGCTTTTTATTACGTTTGAATCTCAACTGATAGCTGAGCTTCTTTATCGTACGTCTATAACTCTGTCGCAACTCGATATCTTCTGCTTCGGCTATCGCTATACTCTTGTTTATTATTTTCCTGTAAAGTTTATTATCGGTCGGAAAAGTGATATTCTTCTCCTGTACAGTTGTGTCTACACAAACATCTTTTTCTTTACTATCTTTACCGTTTATACGTACACTCTCTCGAAATATTAATTCCATACCGGCATCTCCTATCCTATTGCGGAAGTGAACTAATTCACTCGGCTCACACGGCTGACCTGTTACGAAACTTGTCATACCACAGAAATATTGATAGTAAGAATTTTCCTGCTCCGCCTCAGGCGGACTCTACCACACTTTCGTCGCTCAAGTTCCGAATATGTTTTAGAAGTAGTAATCCAGTCAGCAAANNNNNNNNNNCTGTAGTGTTTAGTGAACTCGGCTTCAAACATTTGCCAGTCGATTTTATCTGCTAAAACGTATAGCGGATGTCGATGGTTTAGTTGTTCTTCAAATGTTAGACAGAATGTTAATTGGGTAGGATTGGCTTTTTTAGGTATCATATTTTCTGCAAGGTTTTTTG
The DNA window shown above is from Bacteroidota bacterium and carries:
- a CDS encoding IS5/IS1182 family transposase; this encodes MELIFRESVRINGKDSKEKDVCVDTTVQEKNITFPTDNKLYRKIINKSIAIAEAEDIELRQSYRRTIKKLSYQLRFKRNKKQQKLA